The following are encoded in a window of Microcoleus sp. AS-A8 genomic DNA:
- a CDS encoding ABA4-like family protein — translation MMFAQLFNIANLFVLPFWVLMILLPNWGVTRKVMESYLPFVALALLYIYLFISSITPESAAALSNPQLADIARFFADEKAAATGWIHFLVMDLFVGRWIYLEGQRTGVWTVHSLALCLFAGPMGLLSHILTHWISQRFSSTPDSESATPSTGTP, via the coding sequence ATGATGTTCGCTCAACTGTTCAATATTGCCAATCTCTTCGTTTTGCCCTTCTGGGTACTGATGATTTTGCTACCAAACTGGGGTGTTACCCGCAAAGTGATGGAATCCTATCTTCCCTTTGTTGCATTGGCTCTTTTGTATATTTATTTGTTTATTAGCAGCATTACACCGGAATCTGCAGCCGCTTTGTCTAATCCTCAGTTAGCCGACATTGCCCGTTTCTTCGCAGATGAAAAAGCCGCTGCAACAGGATGGATTCACTTCCTCGTGATGGACTTGTTTGTTGGGCGCTGGATTTACCTGGAAGGACAGCGTACAGGTGTCTGGACAGTTCATTCGCTGGCTTTATGCTTATTTGCTGGGCCAATGGGATTACTTTCTCATATTTTGACTCATTGGATTTCACAGCGATTTTCCTCAACGCCTGATTCCGAGTCTGCAACCCCTTCCACTGGAACACCGTAA
- a CDS encoding GatB/YqeY domain-containing protein has protein sequence MSLKDRISEEIKVAMKAKDKVRLETVRSIKKVILEKESTLRAQGQETLTETQEMEVLTQLAKQRRDSIEQYRKAGREDLVEQESQELAILEEYLPKQLSDQEVAAIIDEVIAAVGATSAKDMGKVMGSVMQQLKGRADGQKIQALVKAKLSS, from the coding sequence ATGAGCTTAAAAGACCGTATTTCAGAAGAGATCAAAGTGGCGATGAAAGCTAAAGATAAAGTTCGCCTCGAAACAGTCCGCAGTATCAAAAAAGTCATCTTAGAAAAAGAATCGACTTTGCGCGCTCAAGGGCAAGAGACTCTCACCGAAACTCAGGAGATGGAAGTCTTAACGCAGTTGGCGAAACAACGTCGAGATTCTATTGAACAGTATCGTAAAGCTGGACGTGAGGACTTAGTCGAACAAGAATCTCAGGAACTAGCCATTCTGGAAGAGTATTTACCTAAGCAACTTTCTGATCAAGAGGTTGCAGCTATTATCGATGAAGTTATTGCTGCTGTTGGAGCGACCTCTGCTAAAGACATGGGTAAGGTGATGGGATCAGTTATGCAACAGCTTAAAGGTCGAGCCGATGGACAGAAAATTCAAGCCCTGGTCAAGGCAAAACTGAGTAGTTAA
- a CDS encoding acylphosphatase, with translation MPNPSSPQQSIRAHVFIAGRVQGVGYRYFTMDEAARLGVNGWVRNVPDGRVEAVFEGSRNTVESMIRWCHTGPTAARVQDVAVEYEEPEGLLGFKIERSRR, from the coding sequence ATGCCAAACCCATCATCGCCCCAACAGTCTATTCGCGCCCATGTTTTCATTGCCGGAAGAGTTCAGGGCGTCGGCTACCGCTATTTCACTATGGATGAAGCTGCCCGATTAGGGGTGAATGGTTGGGTGCGGAATGTCCCGGATGGGCGTGTGGAAGCGGTTTTTGAAGGAAGTAGGAATACGGTTGAAAGTATGATTCGTTGGTGTCACACAGGACCAACGGCAGCTAGGGTTCAAGATGTGGCGGTTGAATACGAGGAACCTGAAGGGCTTTTAGGATTTAAGATTGAGCGTTCAAGGCGATAG
- a CDS encoding 3-deoxy-7-phosphoheptulonate synthase, whose product MYNQVSNTHIEKSQVLITPIEIKSQLPLTDLAEITVLKSRQELEAILDGKDQRKFLVVGPCSIHDVQAAQDYAKKLKILSDQVKDKLLLIMRVYFEKPRTTVGWKGLINDPDMDDSFHIEKGLIMARKLLIEIAEIGLPTATEALDPIVPQYISDLISWTAIGARTTESQTHREMASGLSMPVGFKNSTDGSIQVALNALHSAREPHHFLGINEEGQVSIFRTTGNAYGHIILRGGDRKPNFEAESVKLAEEKLKEADLPSKIVIDCSHGNSKKNHKLQGSVFENVVQQILDGNSSIVGMMLESNLYEGSQPIPSNRKELQYGISVTDKCIGWEETEKVVLAAYRTLNEVDCQVPVEV is encoded by the coding sequence ATGTACAACCAAGTCTCTAACACCCATATTGAAAAATCACAGGTTTTAATCACACCGATTGAAATCAAGTCTCAATTACCTTTAACCGATTTAGCAGAGATAACAGTTTTAAAATCTCGGCAGGAGCTAGAAGCGATTCTAGACGGTAAAGACCAGAGGAAATTTCTTGTCGTTGGCCCCTGCTCGATTCATGATGTTCAAGCAGCGCAAGACTATGCTAAAAAACTGAAAATTCTTTCAGACCAAGTCAAAGATAAACTGCTTCTCATTATGAGAGTTTACTTTGAAAAACCGAGAACCACTGTCGGCTGGAAAGGATTAATTAATGACCCCGATATGGATGATTCTTTTCATATCGAAAAGGGGTTAATCATGGCACGGAAACTCCTAATCGAAATTGCTGAGATTGGATTGCCCACCGCCACAGAAGCTCTAGATCCTATAGTACCTCAATATATTAGCGATCTTATTTCCTGGACAGCGATTGGAGCGCGCACGACCGAATCCCAAACGCATCGCGAAATGGCCAGCGGACTTTCCATGCCAGTTGGGTTTAAGAACAGTACGGATGGGAGTATTCAAGTAGCTTTAAATGCGCTGCATTCTGCTAGAGAACCCCATCATTTCTTAGGAATTAATGAAGAAGGACAGGTGAGTATTTTTAGAACCACTGGAAATGCTTATGGTCATATTATTTTAAGAGGGGGCGACCGTAAACCCAACTTTGAAGCTGAAAGTGTCAAGCTGGCCGAAGAAAAATTAAAGGAGGCTGATTTACCGTCGAAAATTGTTATCGATTGTAGCCACGGAAATTCTAAGAAGAACCACAAATTACAAGGTTCCGTCTTTGAGAATGTGGTTCAACAAATTCTCGATGGTAATAGCTCGATAGTTGGCATGATGCTGGAATCTAATTTGTACGAAGGAAGTCAACCAATTCCCAGTAATCGGAAGGAATTACAATATGGTATTTCTGTAACCGATAAGTGTATTGGCTGGGAGGAGACAGAAAAGGTTGTTTTAGCAGCCTATAGAACGTTAAATGAGGTAGACTGCCAGGTTCCTGTGGAGGTTTAA